Proteins from a genomic interval of Paenibacillus sp. RC334:
- the cydD gene encoding thiol reductant ABC exporter subunit CydD, translated as MDKAWFGLKGIRPVMLLLAALSLAQGAAVIVQAIFLAKAITILFDKHPLVMAWPSLALFFAAFAARHTMIWLQRRTAGRFAEASGASLRERLLARLFERGPVFAAKEGSGKLVTLALDGVDRFRTYLELSIPRMIDMMCVTILVLVSVFTLDVISGVILTATMPILIGFFILLGLAARKQADKQWRSYRLLSHHFTDSLRGLQTLRFLGRSREHGETVGKVSDQYRTATMRTLRVAFLSSFALDFFSMLSVAFVAVGLGLRLISGSVGLEAALAVLILAPEYFMPVRQLGSDYHASLDGKEAWGAMRSIRGTENEAAQQTDSVDILTGSGRTDNAKGDGNALNITGQDTIRLSDICLLNEDGSARLDHISASVESHMNMIGIVGASGAGKTTLLSLLGGFAEPTSGELNVNGWALAGDTKAEWQRHIAYIPQHPYLFSASLADNIRFYEPEASNEQVEWAIDAVGLRELVDGLPNGLDEPIGEAGRTLSGGQAQRIALARALLSNRPVILLDEPTAHLDIETEWELKQTILSVLQHKRVFLATHRLHWMPDMDCVWMMNQGRLEEAGSHKQLVARKGGYYRLLTGMTEGGDGRYESHGQ; from the coding sequence ATGGATAAAGCATGGTTTGGATTAAAGGGCATTCGGCCGGTAATGCTGCTGCTGGCCGCCCTTTCCCTGGCCCAGGGGGCCGCTGTGATTGTGCAAGCGATCTTTTTGGCGAAGGCTATAACGATTTTATTTGATAAACATCCGCTGGTGATGGCTTGGCCGTCACTGGCGTTGTTTTTCGCGGCTTTTGCGGCGAGGCATACGATGATCTGGCTGCAACGCCGGACAGCAGGCCGCTTTGCCGAAGCATCAGGCGCTTCCTTGCGGGAGCGTCTGCTTGCTCGTTTGTTCGAGCGAGGACCTGTTTTTGCTGCCAAGGAAGGCAGCGGCAAGCTGGTGACGTTGGCGCTGGATGGAGTGGATCGTTTTCGCACGTATTTGGAACTGTCCATTCCTCGTATGATTGACATGATGTGTGTGACGATACTTGTGCTCGTGTCTGTTTTCACATTGGATGTAATTTCAGGTGTGATTTTGACGGCTACGATGCCCATCCTGATTGGCTTCTTTATCCTGCTGGGCTTGGCGGCGCGGAAGCAGGCAGATAAACAGTGGCGCTCCTATCGCCTATTGTCGCATCATTTCACGGATTCGTTGCGCGGCCTACAGACGCTACGGTTTTTGGGCCGTAGCCGGGAGCATGGAGAAACGGTCGGGAAGGTCAGCGACCAGTACCGCACGGCTACGATGCGTACACTGCGGGTCGCGTTCCTGTCCTCCTTTGCGCTCGATTTTTTTAGTATGCTGTCGGTCGCTTTTGTGGCGGTAGGCTTGGGCTTGCGTCTGATTAGCGGATCGGTGGGACTGGAAGCGGCACTTGCGGTACTGATTTTGGCACCGGAATATTTTATGCCTGTACGCCAGTTGGGATCGGACTATCATGCCTCACTGGATGGCAAGGAGGCTTGGGGCGCGATGCGCTCCATTCGCGGTACAGAGAATGAAGCGGCTCAGCAAACAGATTCCGTGGATATCCTTACGGGGAGTGGCCGCACAGACAATGCTAAGGGTGACGGCAATGCCCTAAATATCACAGGACAGGATACGATCAGGCTATCGGATATATGCCTTCTTAATGAGGACGGTTCCGCACGACTTGACCACATATCCGCGAGTGTTGAGTCGCATATGAATATGATCGGCATCGTCGGAGCCAGCGGTGCAGGCAAAACAACGCTGCTCAGTTTGCTTGGAGGCTTCGCTGAACCGACGTCGGGTGAGCTGAACGTGAATGGGTGGGCATTGGCTGGTGATACCAAAGCCGAATGGCAGCGACATATTGCCTATATTCCGCAGCATCCGTACCTGTTCAGCGCTTCCTTGGCGGATAATATCCGGTTTTATGAACCGGAGGCATCCAACGAGCAAGTGGAATGGGCGATTGACGCGGTTGGACTGCGTGAGCTGGTGGATGGTCTTCCGAATGGATTGGATGAGCCGATTGGTGAAGCGGGCCGGACGCTGAGTGGAGGACAGGCGCAGCGGATAGCGTTGGCGCGTGCTTTGCTGAGTAATCGTCCGGTTATTTTGCTGGACGAGCCGACTGCACATTTGGATATCGAGACGGAATGGGAGCTAAAACAGACGATTTTATCTGTTTTGCAACATAAAAGAGTGTTTCTCGCGACTCATCGACTCCATTGGATGCCGGATATGGACTGTGTCTGGATGATGAATCAAGGTCGTCTGGAGGAAGCAGGATCACATAAGCAACTGGTTGCCCGTAAGGGAGGATATTACCGTTTGCTGACGGGAATGACGGAAGGAGGGGACGGAAGATATGAGAGCCACGGACAATAG
- the cydB gene encoding cytochrome d ubiquinol oxidase subunit II, with translation MSLNDLWFLLIAVLFTGFFFLEGFDFGVGMATGLVPRNDQQKRLMINTIGPFWDANEVWLITAAGAMFAAFPHWYATMFSGYYLVFVFILLGLILRGVSFEFRGKAEGKWWTGTWDACILMGSFLPPMLFGMAFAALVKGVPIQQNMDLKAGFSDVFNGYTVWIGLTVVGMCLMHGLTFISLRTIGEVRDRARVIASKFLPILGVLLAGMVVWTYFATDLFARRGPYMYAAVAVGIVAYVLSWYFLKQRREGWAFGMTGAIILLTFVSLFVGLFPRFMVSSINSAFDLTIYNASSSHYTLKAMTIVAATLLPFVLAYQAWSYFVFHKRLSEKDHLEY, from the coding sequence ATGTCGTTAAATGATTTGTGGTTCTTATTAATTGCTGTGCTGTTTACCGGCTTCTTCTTCCTGGAGGGCTTTGATTTTGGCGTGGGTATGGCTACAGGTCTGGTACCGCGTAATGATCAGCAAAAACGCTTGATGATCAATACGATTGGTCCATTCTGGGATGCTAACGAAGTATGGTTGATCACAGCAGCAGGTGCGATGTTCGCGGCTTTCCCGCACTGGTATGCGACCATGTTCAGCGGATATTATCTAGTATTTGTATTTATTCTGCTTGGTTTGATTTTACGCGGAGTTTCCTTTGAGTTCCGGGGTAAGGCAGAAGGGAAATGGTGGACAGGGACGTGGGATGCCTGCATTCTGATGGGTAGCTTTCTGCCGCCGATGCTGTTCGGTATGGCTTTTGCGGCTTTGGTAAAGGGTGTACCTATTCAGCAAAACATGGACTTGAAAGCCGGATTCTCCGATGTGTTTAACGGATATACGGTATGGATTGGACTGACCGTGGTTGGGATGTGCCTGATGCATGGGCTAACGTTTATTTCTCTGCGGACGATTGGAGAAGTACGGGATCGTGCTCGTGTGATTGCGTCAAAATTTCTTCCGATATTAGGTGTTTTGCTCGCGGGTATGGTGGTATGGACTTATTTTGCAACAGACTTATTCGCACGTCGTGGCCCTTATATGTACGCTGCAGTTGCAGTGGGGATCGTCGCCTATGTGCTGTCATGGTATTTCCTGAAACAACGCCGCGAAGGTTGGGCCTTCGGGATGACGGGAGCTATCATTTTGCTGACATTCGTTTCGTTGTTCGTCGGCTTGTTCCCGAGATTTATGGTGAGCTCGATCAACAGTGCATTTGATTTGACGATATATAATGCAAGCTCCAGTCATTACACCCTGAAAGCCATGACGATTGTTGCAGCAACGCTTTTACCCTTTGTGCTGGCTTATCAGGCGTGGAGCTACTTTGTTTTCCATAAGCGTCTCAGTGAAAAGGACCATTTGGAATACTAA
- a CDS encoding cytochrome ubiquinol oxidase subunit I has protein sequence MDVLELARLQFATTTILHFVYVPISIGLSLLVAIMETMYVIKKNDLYKKMAQFWGTFLLINFAVGVVTGILQEFQFGMNWSDFSRFVGDVFGTPLAIEALLAFFLESTFIGLWVFGWERLSKAVHLTCMWLVSIGTMLSALWILAANSFMQRPVGYEIHNGRAEMKDFFALLTNEQLLWEFPHTLFAAIATGAFLVAGISAWKLMHKKNLDFFKPSFKVSIIVALISSMLIPMFGHGQAQYLVETQPMKMAASEGLWENSSDPAPWTVIAGIDPEKKENSFEFKVPYALSLLSYNKLSGAVLGMNELQAQYEKAYGPGNYIPPVRTTFWSFRIMIAAGCAMIVLALYGAYLTFRKKLEGSHRWFFRLMMLGISLPFIGNTAGWIMTEVGRQPWTVFGLLQTKDSVSPTVVAGEVLFSLISFTALYLILTGVLAFLFVRTARKGPDIEPHQETVIHDPFAQGGDTNVVK, from the coding sequence ATGGACGTATTAGAATTGGCACGGTTGCAGTTTGCAACCACAACAATTCTTCACTTTGTTTATGTGCCGATCTCCATTGGATTGTCGTTGCTGGTGGCAATTATGGAGACCATGTATGTAATCAAAAAAAATGATTTGTACAAAAAAATGGCTCAATTCTGGGGAACTTTTTTGCTGATTAACTTTGCAGTAGGCGTGGTCACCGGGATTTTGCAGGAGTTCCAGTTCGGGATGAACTGGTCTGACTTCTCCCGTTTTGTCGGTGATGTGTTCGGTACGCCGCTGGCGATTGAGGCACTGCTTGCCTTTTTCCTGGAATCAACCTTTATCGGATTGTGGGTATTCGGCTGGGAACGGCTGTCCAAAGCAGTCCATTTAACCTGTATGTGGCTGGTATCCATTGGTACGATGCTGTCCGCCCTGTGGATTTTGGCAGCCAACTCATTCATGCAGCGTCCGGTAGGATACGAGATTCATAACGGTCGCGCAGAAATGAAAGATTTTTTCGCTCTGTTGACGAACGAACAACTGTTATGGGAGTTTCCACATACATTGTTTGCAGCCATTGCGACAGGGGCTTTTCTCGTGGCAGGTATTAGCGCATGGAAGCTGATGCACAAAAAGAATCTGGACTTTTTCAAGCCTTCTTTCAAAGTAAGTATTATTGTTGCATTGATTAGTTCGATGTTAATCCCGATGTTTGGTCACGGACAGGCTCAATATTTGGTGGAAACACAGCCAATGAAAATGGCTGCCAGTGAAGGGTTATGGGAAAACAGTAGTGACCCGGCCCCTTGGACAGTTATTGCAGGCATTGACCCTGAAAAGAAAGAAAACAGCTTTGAATTTAAGGTTCCTTATGCGCTCAGTTTGCTGTCCTATAATAAGCTGTCCGGCGCGGTACTGGGGATGAATGAGCTTCAGGCACAATACGAAAAAGCCTACGGCCCCGGTAATTATATTCCGCCGGTACGTACTACATTTTGGAGCTTCCGCATTATGATTGCAGCCGGATGTGCCATGATTGTACTTGCTTTGTATGGAGCCTATCTGACATTCCGTAAAAAATTGGAGGGTTCGCATCGTTGGTTCTTCCGGTTGATGATGCTCGGTATATCTCTTCCATTCATTGGAAATACTGCGGGTTGGATCATGACAGAAGTGGGGCGTCAGCCTTGGACGGTCTTTGGTTTACTTCAAACCAAAGATTCCGTTTCGCCTACCGTTGTGGCAGGGGAAGTGCTGTTCTCACTGATCTCGTTTACCGCATTGTATTTAATTTTAACGGGTGTGCTGGCGTTCCTGTTTGTCCGTACGGCTCGCAAAGGTCCGGATATCGAACCACATCAGGAAACGGTAATCCATGATCCATTTGCTCAAGGGGGTGACACCAATGTCGTTAAATGA
- a CDS encoding response regulator transcription factor: protein MYKAMIVDDEPAIREGLTSIIDWRDCGFHIVDTAGNGREALDKFKEHRPELVIVDIRMPGMSGLEVIRSIREMNGEPFHFLILSGYADFDYARQAMGFGVDGYLLKPVDEEEMTTELKRVRRSIESEKEDGKWGNPPAHESDWIEILLFPVQEDRANRGALEHSDPLHGGTEQAEHHGQHPAPPSLDWRSYQVVLLDLRIPDWDRQARQSAAKLRLTEMCGEQGRGIVFEAGIYTGLLLPSTVDTEENAVRLLASWRQALKPWATKIYVAAGDPVERLHDISSSFEQALRLLERTFLFRAERVMLTSDLHDLETSDEEMCETTDKASDPMRYAEKLYYALDMSNREAAIRVLKEMEVQFPQIYRSEAEIKAAFAQTFTLALNKYAAGQEQSRTVLEEHSRLITDVYAYSTLGELVDRSMEHVLQWIGQTDPGGKETIMKQLIDFIHSHYDENLRLELLADMFNYNSGYLGKLFKSHTGEAFNAYLDKVRIERARELLAQGIRVHQVAGRVGYANADYFHGKFKKYAGMSPSSYRSRVQKNRGTDGS from the coding sequence ATGTATAAAGCGATGATTGTGGATGATGAGCCTGCGATTCGTGAAGGATTAACCTCCATTATTGATTGGAGAGACTGCGGCTTTCATATTGTAGATACCGCAGGGAACGGGCGCGAGGCATTGGATAAATTTAAGGAGCACCGGCCGGAGCTGGTCATTGTTGATATTCGTATGCCGGGGATGAGCGGGCTGGAGGTCATACGGAGCATACGCGAAATGAACGGCGAGCCTTTTCATTTTCTCATTTTAAGTGGATATGCGGACTTTGATTATGCGCGGCAGGCGATGGGCTTTGGCGTGGATGGTTATTTATTGAAGCCTGTGGACGAAGAAGAAATGACGACAGAGCTGAAACGGGTAAGGCGAAGCATTGAGAGCGAAAAAGAAGACGGCAAGTGGGGGAACCCGCCTGCCCATGAGAGCGATTGGATCGAAATCCTGCTGTTTCCGGTTCAGGAAGATCGGGCTAATCGTGGTGCATTGGAACACAGCGACCCTCTCCACGGAGGAACGGAGCAAGCTGAACATCATGGCCAGCATCCGGCGCCACCCTCTTTGGATTGGAGAAGCTATCAGGTCGTACTGCTGGATCTTCGGATACCCGACTGGGATCGGCAAGCTCGGCAGTCGGCAGCAAAGCTGCGGCTAACGGAAATGTGCGGGGAGCAGGGCAGGGGGATTGTATTCGAGGCAGGAATATATACAGGCTTGCTACTTCCCTCCACGGTGGACACAGAAGAAAATGCTGTTCGATTGCTGGCTTCCTGGCGACAGGCGCTAAAGCCGTGGGCAACGAAAATATACGTAGCTGCTGGTGATCCGGTGGAGAGACTTCATGATATTTCGAGTTCTTTTGAACAGGCGCTGCGTCTACTGGAGCGTACTTTCCTGTTCCGTGCGGAAAGGGTGATGCTTACCAGTGACCTGCACGATTTGGAAACTTCGGACGAGGAAATGTGCGAAACGACTGACAAAGCATCAGACCCCATGCGTTATGCAGAGAAGCTGTACTACGCGCTGGATATGTCCAATCGTGAAGCTGCAATACGTGTATTGAAGGAAATGGAGGTCCAATTTCCACAGATCTATCGTTCAGAGGCTGAAATCAAGGCGGCGTTTGCACAGACATTTACCTTGGCGCTGAACAAGTATGCGGCTGGACAGGAACAGAGCCGTACGGTGCTGGAAGAGCATTCCCGCTTGATTACGGATGTATATGCCTATTCAACCTTGGGAGAGCTGGTGGATCGGTCAATGGAGCATGTGCTGCAATGGATTGGTCAGACCGATCCAGGTGGTAAGGAAACGATCATGAAACAATTGATTGATTTCATTCATAGTCATTATGATGAGAATTTGCGCTTGGAGCTGTTGGCGGATATGTTTAATTACAACAGCGGCTATTTGGGCAAATTGTTCAAAAGCCATACGGGCGAAGCTTTTAACGCCTATCTGGACAAGGTGAGGATCGAGCGGGCAAGGGAATTGCTTGCACAGGGAATCAGGGTGCATCAGGTGGCAGGACGTGTCGGATATGCCAATGCCGATTATTTTCACGGCAAATTCAAAAAATATGCGGGGATGTCGCCTTCCTCTTATCGTAGTCGGGTTCAGAAGAACAGAGGGACGGATGGCAGTTGA
- a CDS encoding sensor histidine kinase, with protein MYRGVRHLMNNMRMRNKLLFSYVLIVMIPVLVVGGCVTFYLREQALDSAIAQTVNNVEKIKSQTANLLRVPTDISNGLMFDKRLREMANRRYSGMVELMNAYHQYKDFNEYVQQYREIATIRFYSYNPTLVNNLEFVPVDSGIEQQKWFETALKGTAINWFYIQDKEDNPVNRLSLVRQIPFPEYNTKGVLMIALSQTELNHMLSKEPFETLIVDRNGIVVAATHTQSVGQTLTDLHLGFDVQGRGKGIYEAKINGKSSNIIVDELLPASSVSGLTIISVFSTEHIVQGANRISLIGALCVLAVLVMALILITMISWLITKRLQRLSYELGKVAAGDFHVVSSVEGMDEIGDLSRRFNYMVASIRQLMGQVYEASEKNNRLEMAQKDIKLKMMASQINPHFLFNALESIRMKAHLNGEAEIATTVRLLGRLMRRNLEIGSGKTTVRQELDMVRSYLQIQQFRFGNRLVYEVNLAESAEEMSIPPLIIQPLVENAVIHGLENKEEPVTVKVDISMELRELQIKVADDGVGMEAEQLARLLDRITGTEEPEGSSIGLRNVHQRLTLMYGEHCGLHMESVPQAGTTVTFSIPKEEGSNV; from the coding sequence ATGTATCGTGGAGTTCGACATCTGATGAATAATATGCGTATGCGAAATAAGCTGCTGTTCTCCTACGTGCTGATTGTCATGATCCCGGTGCTGGTGGTGGGCGGCTGTGTCACGTTTTATTTGCGGGAGCAGGCTTTGGACAGTGCGATTGCCCAAACGGTGAACAATGTGGAAAAGATCAAGAGCCAGACTGCGAATTTACTGCGCGTACCCACGGATATTTCAAATGGGCTGATGTTCGATAAAAGGCTGAGGGAGATGGCGAATCGCCGTTATTCGGGCATGGTAGAGCTGATGAATGCGTATCATCAATACAAAGACTTTAATGAGTATGTACAGCAGTATAGAGAGATTGCGACCATCCGGTTTTATTCGTATAATCCGACGCTTGTTAATAATCTGGAATTTGTCCCTGTAGATTCTGGCATTGAGCAGCAGAAGTGGTTCGAGACGGCCTTGAAGGGGACGGCGATTAACTGGTTTTATATTCAGGATAAAGAGGACAACCCGGTTAATCGGCTGAGTCTGGTGAGGCAAATTCCCTTTCCCGAATACAATACCAAGGGAGTTCTGATGATTGCACTGAGTCAGACGGAGCTGAACCATATGCTCAGCAAGGAGCCGTTTGAAACGTTGATTGTGGATCGTAACGGAATTGTGGTCGCGGCTACCCATACACAGTCCGTGGGTCAAACATTGACGGATTTGCATTTGGGCTTTGATGTACAGGGTAGGGGTAAGGGGATATATGAAGCAAAAATAAACGGGAAATCCTCGAACATTATTGTGGATGAGCTGCTGCCAGCCTCAAGTGTGAGCGGATTGACGATTATTTCGGTGTTTTCGACGGAACACATTGTACAGGGAGCGAACCGAATCAGCTTGATCGGCGCATTGTGTGTTCTTGCGGTGCTGGTCATGGCTTTGATTCTGATTACGATGATTTCCTGGCTGATCACCAAACGGCTACAGCGATTGAGTTATGAGCTGGGTAAGGTGGCTGCAGGGGATTTCCATGTCGTGTCGAGCGTGGAGGGGATGGACGAAATCGGGGACTTGTCCCGTCGCTTCAACTATATGGTTGCCAGCATCCGCCAGTTGATGGGGCAAGTGTATGAAGCGAGTGAGAAAAACAACAGGCTCGAAATGGCACAAAAGGATATCAAGCTGAAAATGATGGCCAGTCAGATTAACCCGCACTTCCTGTTTAATGCGCTGGAGTCTATTCGAATGAAGGCGCATCTGAACGGGGAAGCCGAGATTGCAACGACGGTGCGTTTGCTTGGCCGATTGATGCGGCGGAATCTGGAGATTGGCAGCGGTAAAACGACAGTGCGTCAGGAACTGGATATGGTGCGATCCTATTTACAAATTCAGCAGTTTCGGTTTGGAAATCGTTTGGTCTATGAAGTGAATCTGGCAGAAAGCGCTGAGGAAATGTCCATTCCTCCATTAATTATACAGCCGCTGGTGGAGAACGCAGTTATTCATGGCCTGGAAAACAAGGAAGAACCGGTTACCGTGAAAGTCGATATTTCGATGGAGCTGCGAGAGTTGCAAATAAAAGTAGCCGACGATGGAGTTGGCATGGAGGCAGAACAGTTGGCCCGTCTGCTTGACCGTATCACAGGCACGGAAGAGCCGGAAGGGAGCAGTATTGGTCTGCGCAATGTTCACCAGCGTCTGACGCTGATGTATGGTGAACATTGTGGTCTGCACATGGAGAGCGTACCGCAGGCAGGAACAACCGTAACCTTTTCAATACCCAAGGAGGAGGGGTCGAATGTATAA
- the def gene encoding peptide deformylase, with protein sequence MSNQPMDMLLTKDIVREGEPILRTKVDPVCLPLREEDLQQMRWMMDYLKNSQNEELATRYDLRPGVGLSANQVGLNKRMCAVYYQDGDKTVEYALFNPKLVSHSTSMIYLEQGEGCLSVDRYIPGYVPRYEKIRIKANLPDGTQELLTFKGYPAIVVQHEMDHLDGIMFYDRINPDDPQKLPQGVHIEPFVRE encoded by the coding sequence ATGAGCAATCAACCAATGGACATGCTTCTCACGAAGGATATCGTGCGCGAAGGGGAACCGATTTTGCGTACGAAGGTTGATCCGGTATGCTTGCCGCTGCGTGAAGAGGATCTTCAACAGATGCGGTGGATGATGGATTATCTGAAAAATAGTCAAAATGAAGAGCTGGCAACCCGTTATGATCTGCGTCCGGGTGTGGGATTATCAGCCAATCAGGTAGGTCTGAACAAAAGAATGTGTGCTGTCTATTATCAGGATGGAGACAAAACGGTTGAGTATGCGCTGTTTAATCCGAAGCTGGTCAGCCACTCGACGTCCATGATTTATTTGGAACAGGGCGAAGGCTGCTTGTCAGTGGATCGTTACATACCCGGATATGTCCCGCGTTATGAAAAAATTCGCATTAAGGCCAATTTGCCGGACGGAACGCAGGAACTGCTGACTTTCAAAGGCTATCCGGCGATTGTGGTACAGCACGAGATGGACCATTTGGATGGCATTATGTTCTATGACCGTATTAACCCGGACGATCCTCAAAAGCTGCCGCAGGGTGTGCATATCGAACCTTTTGTGCGTGAATAG
- a CDS encoding glycoside hydrolase family 3 N-terminal domain-containing protein encodes MLGIWNCIVQTDVLNMKFIFRIINDHGYTVNMKMEPMNFNVEFFKVSVDQRKLKAVGRSALLAGKEVTLELGFEAEKCSGSIDFPKLGSIKLAGTVGEGPSLLEGLKQKIKEEKHSEPVQRSAAEIDAAVKEWLDRMTLEEKIGQMSQTVASAFSFGNTVISDTPQKLVEEGKVGSILGAFDMNKVYELQKIAVEKSRLKIPLFFNADVIHGYQTIFPVPLAWSCSWDLEAIKRATAISAKEASASGVTYNHGPMVDITRDPRWGRVVEGAGEDPYLGSQIAKAQVEGFQGEDLSDRDSIIACLKHFIAYGAVEGGRDYNTVDISEQRLRETYLPPFEAGLAAGAGSVMNSFNTYNGIPIAGNKQILNTLLRKELGFEGMVISDYGSISELAVHGVAKDNKQAAKQALDATLDIEMVTQMYAKFLPELVAEGQVSEEHINAAVSRILTYKYKIGIMDDPYRYIRPEEAERLYMSQAHLEESRSLARKSIVLLKNKQVLPLQKTGQKLALIGPFALSKDLLGSWQFSNYGEQTVSLLEGVLSKLAANDSVTVVAGCAVEHKIEGGITEALEAAAYSDVIVLALGEESEHSGEAASKTKISLPEAQLELAQEIVKLGKPTVLVLTNGRPVLLDWFETHMDAIVETWYLGSQAGHAIADVLYGDYTPSGKLTMSFPYNEGQIPIYYNHYNTGRPATERKGKYASKYLDASNEPLYPFGYGLSYTTFKYSEVVLNSEHLHRGGSITASVTVTNTGEYCGEEIVQMYIRDLVGSVVRPVKELKGFKRISLTAGESQQVIFTITEDDLKFNTSDGSFQAESGDFKVWIGTNSRDVQEAAFELLD; translated from the coding sequence ATGTTAGGAATTTGGAACTGTATTGTACAAACTGATGTATTGAATATGAAGTTCATTTTTAGAATTATCAACGACCATGGCTATACCGTAAATATGAAAATGGAGCCTATGAACTTTAACGTGGAGTTCTTTAAAGTTTCGGTGGATCAGAGAAAGTTGAAGGCCGTCGGACGGTCTGCTCTGCTGGCTGGCAAAGAAGTGACCTTGGAACTGGGCTTTGAGGCGGAAAAATGCAGCGGTTCTATTGATTTTCCCAAGTTAGGAAGCATCAAACTGGCGGGAACTGTAGGGGAAGGACCCTCGTTGCTCGAAGGACTCAAACAGAAAATTAAGGAAGAAAAACACTCCGAACCCGTTCAGAGAAGTGCTGCGGAAATTGATGCAGCCGTTAAGGAATGGCTAGACCGAATGACGTTAGAAGAAAAAATCGGCCAAATGAGCCAAACGGTAGCCTCAGCTTTTTCCTTTGGCAACACGGTCATTTCAGACACACCGCAGAAACTGGTGGAAGAAGGTAAAGTAGGCTCCATCCTTGGAGCCTTTGATATGAACAAGGTGTATGAACTGCAAAAAATTGCAGTAGAGAAATCACGCCTGAAAATTCCGCTGTTTTTCAATGCCGATGTTATTCATGGTTATCAAACGATTTTTCCGGTTCCCTTGGCTTGGTCCTGTAGCTGGGATTTGGAGGCGATCAAACGGGCGACTGCGATTTCAGCGAAGGAAGCCTCGGCCTCCGGCGTGACCTATAACCATGGACCCATGGTGGATATTACGCGCGACCCTCGTTGGGGCCGTGTAGTAGAAGGGGCGGGCGAAGATCCCTATTTGGGCTCACAAATAGCCAAAGCTCAGGTCGAAGGCTTCCAGGGCGAAGATTTATCCGACAGGGACTCTATCATTGCCTGCCTCAAGCATTTCATCGCATACGGTGCTGTTGAGGGTGGTCGAGATTACAATACGGTAGATATATCGGAACAGCGGTTAAGAGAGACCTATCTTCCTCCTTTTGAGGCTGGATTAGCTGCTGGCGCAGGCTCTGTTATGAACTCGTTTAACACGTATAACGGCATACCGATTGCCGGAAATAAACAGATATTAAATACGCTATTAAGAAAAGAGCTTGGTTTTGAGGGCATGGTTATTTCCGACTATGGTTCCATCTCGGAGCTTGCAGTCCACGGGGTTGCCAAAGATAACAAGCAAGCCGCCAAGCAAGCTCTGGATGCTACGCTGGACATCGAAATGGTCACACAGATGTATGCCAAGTTTTTGCCTGAACTGGTGGCAGAAGGCCAGGTTTCGGAAGAACATATCAATGCAGCAGTAAGCAGAATCCTTACTTATAAATACAAGATTGGAATTATGGACGATCCGTATCGTTACATTCGGCCGGAAGAGGCTGAACGGCTATACATGTCTCAAGCACATTTGGAGGAGAGCCGATCGTTGGCGAGAAAGTCCATTGTGCTGTTAAAAAACAAACAAGTGCTGCCTTTACAGAAGACGGGTCAAAAGCTCGCTTTAATTGGACCGTTTGCCCTAAGTAAAGATTTGTTGGGCTCCTGGCAATTCTCCAATTATGGAGAACAAACGGTAAGTCTGCTGGAAGGGGTATTATCCAAGCTTGCGGCGAACGATTCTGTTACAGTGGTGGCAGGCTGTGCCGTTGAACATAAAATTGAGGGTGGAATTACCGAAGCGCTTGAAGCCGCTGCTTATAGCGATGTTATCGTTTTGGCTCTCGGTGAGGAAAGCGAGCATTCCGGCGAAGCGGCTTCCAAAACGAAAATTTCGCTGCCAGAAGCACAACTGGAGCTAGCTCAAGAAATCGTAAAGCTGGGCAAACCGACGGTATTGGTACTTACAAATGGTCGTCCTGTGTTGTTAGACTGGTTTGAGACGCATATGGATGCCATCGTCGAGACATGGTATCTCGGTTCACAGGCTGGACATGCCATCGCCGATGTATTGTATGGAGACTATACCCCGTCTGGCAAGCTCACCATGAGTTTTCCGTATAATGAGGGGCAAATTCCGATTTATTATAATCACTACAATACCGGTAGACCTGCTACAGAACGAAAAGGAAAATATGCTTCAAAATATTTGGATGCGTCCAATGAGCCTTTATATCCTTTCGGATATGGCTTGAGCTACACGACTTTTAAATATTCTGAAGTAGTCCTTAATTCCGAGCATCTACATCGCGGAGGTAGTATCACAGCGAGTGTCACCGTTACTAATACAGGCGAATACTGCGGGGAAGAAATTGTACAGATGTACATTCGGGATTTGGTCGGCAGTGTCGTAAGGCCTGTAAAAGAGCTTAAAGGTTTTAAGCGGATTTCCCTGACTGCGGGTGAAAGTCAGCAGGTTATATTCACCATTACAGAGGATGATTTGAAATTCAACACTTCGGATGGCTCCTTTCAGGCAGAATCTGGAGATTTTAAAGTATGGATCGGCACTAATTCAAGAGACGTCCAGGAAGCTGCGTTCGAGCTATTGGATTAA